The following proteins come from a genomic window of Vallitaleaceae bacterium 9-2:
- a CDS encoding glycosyltransferase family 39 protein, whose product MKRKLFLSILLCAYIFIHIKTLLTFPLMHSDEAWLGGLSLEYLIQKSPFVTEPFFDLFPRSPHLLKVFFHGIQAIFIALFGYGLFPLRLISLIFGLIGLYVFYRILIQVKLRPDFALLGVLLLATNIQFIYATHFARQEIILFTLLVFCYYLVVENSKTTILASGLIIGLGVGFHPNAFILSLMIGTCILLNVIYGKLSFKLLLFWGSIVGVVALIFPLTTLAINPSFVQDYYAYGKTLSVDAPFLQRFANMVAFYQKIFWQISGTYYLPNVRPVFYSLFFLFISSFFTKSYQKLYWRHAFGMLIAFNAGVFIIGRYNTTSIVFIIFPWCLMVALEVTTLVKKIPLLKRYRFWSAFVCVCVLSISSLLPLYKDINAMSYANYAVYEQQIKEHLATEGAILGNLSSGFVFAGRDFYDIRNLAYLDKNMLGKYIAKHNIQTIIYYEEYDYIHRNTMWEILYGSDDHYYDQMQEFLSQYGTNVYAFEAPYYGTRIIRYMGDYPWKIYIYHIQDMPTY is encoded by the coding sequence ATGAAACGTAAACTATTTTTAAGTATATTATTGTGTGCATATATTTTTATCCATATTAAAACACTGCTTACATTTCCACTAATGCATTCGGATGAGGCTTGGCTTGGAGGGCTTTCGCTAGAGTATCTTATTCAAAAGTCCCCTTTTGTAACCGAACCCTTCTTTGACCTTTTTCCAAGAAGCCCACATTTACTCAAAGTTTTTTTTCATGGAATTCAAGCTATATTTATTGCTCTCTTTGGCTATGGTCTATTTCCGCTACGCTTAATCAGTCTTATATTTGGACTTATTGGATTATATGTTTTTTATCGTATATTGATACAAGTAAAACTTCGTCCCGATTTTGCCTTATTAGGCGTCTTACTTCTTGCAACCAATATTCAATTTATCTATGCAACACATTTTGCTCGTCAAGAAATCATTTTATTTACGCTACTTGTTTTTTGTTATTACCTTGTTGTAGAAAATAGTAAAACCACTATTTTAGCTTCAGGGCTTATCATTGGTCTTGGTGTTGGATTTCATCCCAATGCGTTTATCCTCTCCTTAATGATTGGAACATGTATTTTGCTTAATGTTATTTATGGAAAACTATCTTTTAAACTACTACTGTTCTGGGGAAGCATTGTTGGAGTGGTCGCATTGATTTTTCCTTTGACGACACTAGCGATAAATCCATCTTTTGTTCAGGACTATTACGCCTATGGAAAAACTTTGTCCGTTGACGCCCCGTTTTTACAACGGTTTGCGAATATGGTTGCATTTTATCAAAAAATATTTTGGCAAATATCTGGAACCTATTATTTGCCAAATGTTCGCCCGGTTTTTTATAGTTTGTTTTTTTTATTTATTTCTAGCTTTTTTACAAAGTCATATCAAAAGTTATATTGGCGCCATGCTTTTGGAATGCTTATAGCATTTAATGCTGGCGTATTCATCATAGGACGATATAATACTACCTCTATTGTTTTTATAATATTTCCATGGTGTCTGATGGTGGCACTTGAAGTCACCACCCTTGTTAAAAAAATACCGCTATTAAAAAGGTATCGTTTTTGGAGTGCATTCGTATGTGTATGTGTACTTAGCATAAGTTCCTTACTTCCTCTATATAAGGATATAAATGCTATGTCCTATGCAAATTACGCAGTATATGAACAGCAAATAAAAGAACACCTGGCTACAGAGGGCGCTATTCTTGGAAATTTAAGTAGTGGGTTTGTTTTTGCCGGACGGGATTTTTATGATATTAGAAATCTTGCCTATTTAGATAAAAATATGCTTGGCAAGTATATTGCCAAGCATAATATTCAAACGATTATATATTACGAAGAATATGATTATATTCATCGCAATACTATGTGGGAGATTCTATATGGATCAGATGATCACTACTATGACCAAATGCAGGAATTTTTGAGTCAATACGGAACAAACGTCTATGCGTTTGAAGCACCTTATTATGGTACACGCATCATTCGTTATATGGGAGATTATCCATGGAAAATATATATCTATCACATTCAAGACATGCCTACATATTGA
- a CDS encoding ABC transporter permease subunit, translated as MERKIKNRKKILWLILLAILWEIIGYFEWVHPLVFPKFSTVLIRLVLGIKDGTLLIQGLHSLTIVLIGLSIGCLIGLLMACLDYFSSPLQALFELLATMLHPLPGVVILPIVLLFAGVGVEGICLVIIHNVVWSFYLSTKNGFKNIPKEYIEVASNNGASQWQLLRYVLLPLSTEHIKTGVHIGWSRGWRGLISSEMIFGAISQIGGLGWYMYERRSFMDTPGMYAGIIFVMLIGLLIEGYLLPKFNM; from the coding sequence ATGGAAAGAAAAATAAAAAATCGCAAAAAAATTTTATGGCTAATACTCCTTGCCATCTTGTGGGAAATCATTGGCTACTTTGAATGGGTACATCCTTTAGTGTTTCCAAAATTTTCAACGGTTCTTATCCGATTAGTTCTTGGTATAAAGGATGGAACGTTATTAATTCAAGGGCTTCATTCCTTAACGATTGTCCTTATCGGCTTAAGTATTGGATGTCTTATTGGCCTTTTAATGGCTTGCTTGGATTATTTTTCATCGCCTTTACAAGCTCTTTTTGAACTATTGGCTACCATGCTTCACCCTCTACCTGGTGTTGTCATTTTACCCATTGTTCTTTTATTTGCAGGTGTTGGAGTCGAAGGGATTTGCCTAGTCATTATTCATAATGTTGTTTGGTCATTTTACCTTAGTACAAAAAATGGATTTAAAAACATTCCCAAAGAGTATATTGAAGTGGCTTCAAATAATGGTGCCAGTCAGTGGCAATTGCTACGCTATGTCTTATTACCTTTATCTACAGAGCACATTAAAACGGGCGTTCACATTGGATGGTCTAGAGGATGGAGAGGGTTAATTAGCTCAGAAATGATCTTTGGAGCCATCAGCCAAATTGGCGGATTGGGGTGGTATATGTATGAACGCAGATCATTTATGGATACGCCGGGAATGTATGCTGGCATTATTTTTGTCATGCTTATCGGTTTGCTCATTGAAGGCTATCTTTTGCCAAAATTCAATATGTAG
- a CDS encoding ABC transporter substrate-binding protein: protein MSFIVHYKKSTLLHSIFLIFILILMVLISSSCTKQEDNTLVIAKQYGIAYAPLQIMQEKNFLDAYLEDTVNVEWVQLGNTTAIREAMLADGLDVGFMGIPPFLIGLDQGMEWKMMSGLSESPLGLITNDPSIKSLEDLVDAGKIALPQPGSIQHILLSMEAEKKLGQSNIFDHQLISMNHPDGYQALLVDDTVVAHYTAPPYLFKELKEQDAHLLASGGEGMGEPFTFIVGVCRESFYEDTKQYDAFQCALEDSINFLYDSPEEALDILSQAYEIDRETLRSYLYDEQMVYTTNIKGVTRFIEFMYAQEYLNKQWEVKEVIWKEK, encoded by the coding sequence ATGTCATTCATAGTCCACTATAAAAAAAGTACATTATTACATTCTATCTTTTTAATATTTATCCTTATATTAATGGTACTGATAAGTTCAAGTTGTACAAAACAAGAGGATAATACCCTTGTCATTGCTAAACAATACGGCATTGCCTATGCACCTCTGCAAATCATGCAGGAAAAAAATTTTTTAGATGCCTATCTAGAGGATACAGTAAATGTCGAATGGGTACAACTGGGCAACACAACCGCCATACGTGAAGCCATGTTAGCTGATGGGTTAGATGTTGGGTTTATGGGGATTCCACCTTTTTTGATTGGTCTTGATCAAGGAATGGAGTGGAAGATGATGAGCGGATTATCTGAAAGCCCTTTAGGTTTAATAACAAATGACCCTTCAATTAAGTCGCTTGAAGATTTAGTTGATGCCGGCAAAATAGCATTGCCTCAGCCAGGGAGCATTCAACATATTCTTTTGAGTATGGAGGCTGAAAAAAAATTAGGGCAAAGCAACATCTTCGATCATCAACTCATCTCCATGAATCATCCTGATGGCTATCAGGCTTTACTTGTTGACGATACCGTCGTTGCACACTATACAGCACCGCCTTATTTATTTAAAGAGCTTAAAGAACAAGATGCCCATCTACTTGCAAGCGGCGGCGAAGGAATGGGCGAGCCTTTTACCTTTATTGTGGGCGTATGTAGAGAAAGCTTTTATGAGGATACAAAGCAATATGACGCCTTTCAGTGCGCATTAGAAGATTCAATAAACTTTTTATATGATTCTCCCGAAGAAGCATTAGATATCTTAAGTCAAGCCTATGAAATCGACCGGGAAACCTTGCGTTCCTATCTATACGACGAACAGATGGTTTATACAACAAACATCAAGGGCGTAACGCGCTTTATTGAGTTTATGTATGCTCAAGAGTATTTAAACAAACAGTGGGAAGTAAAAGAGGTCATATGGAAAGAAAAATAA
- a CDS encoding ATP-grasp domain-containing protein yields the protein MKLLVLGASNAQLPGILKAKAMGHQVITLDYLTHAIGHQYSDGQCYDSTFDSQKVIECAAQHQVQGIMTLGTDQPVLSAMLASKALALPAALTCETALKVTNKIAMKKMFVKHQIPTAHYVIYEKGVNEHDLRTLTYPVVVKPVDSQGQRGIFYLETVQEVIDHYPSVIMHSRQKEILVETYYPHDEITVSGWVVNGQCTLLTVTDRITFSSKRQLGVCLAHRLPSKHSSRYGDAIHKLTHQIVHTFNIENGPIYFQYLLGEEGIKVNEIACRIGGAHEAVFIPKVTGFDIVKAQIALALGQQYPQEILNTYDVRKNPYHVSVQLFFVKPTTIVGLTDIHQLKAIPGVIDVGYHVEIGDTITSIENATQRAGYAVIIGTSSAKVHQTLTRFYQLLKITDAKGENHVIHSPL from the coding sequence ATGAAGCTACTTGTATTAGGTGCATCCAATGCACAACTTCCGGGGATTCTAAAAGCAAAAGCGATGGGCCATCAAGTGATTACCCTTGATTATCTCACCCATGCTATTGGTCACCAATATAGCGATGGTCAATGCTATGATTCTACATTTGATAGTCAAAAAGTTATAGAATGCGCAGCCCAACATCAGGTTCAGGGTATAATGACTTTAGGCACAGATCAACCTGTCCTAAGTGCAATGCTTGCCTCAAAAGCCCTTGCACTTCCAGCTGCCTTGACATGCGAGACAGCGCTAAAGGTTACCAATAAGATTGCCATGAAAAAAATGTTTGTAAAGCACCAAATTCCGACAGCACATTATGTTATCTATGAAAAAGGCGTTAATGAACACGACCTAAGGACATTGACATATCCAGTAGTTGTAAAACCGGTTGATTCTCAAGGACAGCGGGGGATTTTTTATCTGGAGACAGTTCAAGAAGTTATAGACCACTATCCATCTGTGATTATGCATAGTCGGCAAAAAGAAATCTTAGTTGAGACGTACTACCCACATGATGAGATTACTGTGAGTGGTTGGGTTGTTAATGGTCAGTGCACATTGCTTACCGTTACCGATCGCATAACCTTTTCATCTAAACGTCAACTTGGTGTATGTTTGGCCCATAGGCTTCCATCAAAGCATAGCTCTAGATATGGCGATGCAATCCACAAGCTTACCCATCAAATTGTTCATACCTTTAATATAGAAAATGGTCCTATATATTTTCAATATTTGCTCGGAGAAGAAGGAATCAAAGTCAATGAAATTGCTTGCCGAATCGGTGGGGCGCATGAAGCGGTTTTCATACCAAAGGTTACAGGATTTGATATTGTTAAGGCTCAAATTGCACTTGCTCTTGGGCAACAATATCCACAAGAGATATTAAATACATATGATGTTAGGAAAAATCCATATCATGTATCGGTGCAATTATTTTTTGTCAAACCAACAACCATCGTTGGGCTTACGGATATCCATCAATTAAAGGCTATTCCCGGCGTTATTGATGTCGGCTATCATGTTGAGATTGGTGATACAATCACGTCCATTGAAAATGCTACACAACGAGCGGGATATGCCGTTATCATTGGAACAAGTTCAGCTAAAGTGCACCAAACATTGACACGTTTTTATCAACTATTAAAAATAACTGATGCAAAGGGGGAAAACCATGTCATTCATAGTCCACTATAA
- a CDS encoding glycosyltransferase family 2 protein: MISIVIPTYNHAKHISHTLDELMCIMNTQRTSDAFDYEIIVVNDASQDHTTEVLKKYSKQYAQIHSLILAENVGQQNATLAGLRYAKYDYIFTYDDDLKYDPKSIFELKKHLDAGCDVVYGYISKPNQKPMRFWGTRFKEWFFYRFLGKPRNLCLTSYRGMRRFVVEYIIKDCVPNVYISARILQMNIHIKNHPVNPGEHNMYTRYSTKKLVQLMLQVIFNYTRFNKFSYKSKQNCQYIIKEIFE; encoded by the coding sequence ATGATTTCGATTGTAATTCCTACCTACAATCATGCAAAGCATATATCCCATACATTAGATGAACTTATGTGCATCATGAATACACAAAGGACATCCGATGCGTTTGATTATGAGATTATTGTCGTTAATGATGCAAGTCAAGATCATACAACAGAGGTCTTAAAAAAATATTCAAAGCAATATGCTCAAATACACAGTCTCATTCTAGCTGAAAATGTTGGTCAGCAAAATGCAACCTTAGCTGGATTACGTTATGCAAAGTATGATTATATCTTCACCTATGATGATGATTTAAAATACGATCCAAAGTCTATTTTTGAACTGAAAAAACATTTGGACGCAGGGTGTGACGTAGTTTATGGCTATATATCTAAGCCCAATCAAAAGCCAATGCGTTTTTGGGGAACAAGGTTTAAAGAATGGTTTTTTTACCGTTTTTTAGGAAAACCTAGGAACCTTTGTTTAACCAGTTACCGAGGTATGCGTCGTTTTGTTGTAGAGTATATTATTAAAGATTGTGTTCCAAACGTCTACATATCTGCACGTATTTTGCAGATGAACATTCATATTAAAAACCATCCTGTAAATCCCGGTGAGCATAATATGTATACACGCTACAGTACAAAAAAACTTGTACAACTGATGCTTCAAGTCATCTTTAACTATACTCGGTTCAATAAGTTTTCTTATAAATCAAAACAGAATTGCCAATATATTATTAAGGAGATTTTTGAATGA
- a CDS encoding aminotransferase class I/II-fold pyridoxal phosphate-dependent enzyme — translation MIRFHKPYALAHSKKYIMDVLDSGRTEGDGEYTKKCQSWLKSKLGFDNLLLMTSGTHALECACQCLNLSSTDEVIMPSYNFPSAANAVLLAGGKIVFSEVEHQHLTLDPARIEEKITAHTKAILVIHYGGFLADMESIMEIARRHQLQVIEDSAQCFLNPTQREPKDFGDYICYSFHGTKDVVCGEGGALFVKDHERYAYAKRFRHKGTNRDEFLQGHVAFYEWTDLGSSYSPSELLMALLYGQLEQSHIIVQKNREIFACYQQYFEEKRYAHVSFSQEDATTKTNGHTFYLLFEDVADAQVFKSHMMLHDIDVRSHFVPLSNSHMANQHVAISTFTSNEEQALGERLIRLPIYPDLDRASIQKIQLCCDYFWGGVQ, via the coding sequence ATGATAAGATTTCATAAGCCATATGCTTTAGCGCATAGTAAAAAATATATAATGGACGTATTAGATAGCGGACGAACAGAGGGAGATGGAGAATATACAAAAAAATGTCAATCTTGGTTAAAAAGCAAACTGGGTTTCGATAATTTATTGTTAATGACTTCAGGAACACATGCCCTCGAGTGTGCTTGTCAGTGCTTGAATCTATCATCAACCGATGAAGTTATCATGCCTTCATATAATTTTCCATCCGCTGCCAATGCAGTGCTATTAGCCGGAGGCAAAATTGTATTTTCAGAAGTTGAACACCAACATTTAACGTTAGATCCTGCTCGTATTGAAGAAAAAATAACCGCGCACACAAAAGCTATTTTGGTCATTCATTATGGAGGTTTTCTAGCCGATATGGAATCTATTATGGAGATTGCAAGGCGTCATCAACTACAAGTAATTGAAGATAGTGCGCAATGTTTTTTAAATCCAACACAACGTGAACCTAAGGATTTTGGTGATTATATCTGCTATAGCTTTCATGGAACCAAAGATGTTGTATGCGGTGAAGGAGGCGCCCTATTTGTAAAGGATCATGAACGTTATGCCTATGCTAAACGTTTTCGCCATAAGGGAACAAATCGAGATGAGTTCCTGCAAGGCCATGTTGCTTTTTACGAATGGACAGATCTTGGTTCGAGTTATTCGCCATCGGAGTTGCTTATGGCACTTTTATATGGTCAGTTAGAGCAAAGCCATATTATTGTACAGAAAAACCGTGAAATCTTTGCTTGCTATCAACAGTATTTTGAAGAAAAAAGATATGCACATGTATCCTTTAGTCAAGAGGATGCTACAACGAAGACCAATGGGCATACTTTTTATCTTTTGTTTGAAGATGTGGCAGATGCCCAAGTCTTTAAAAGTCATATGATGCTTCATGATATTGATGTAAGAAGTCATTTTGTTCCTTTATCGAACAGTCATATGGCTAACCAGCATGTGGCAATCTCAACATTCACATCAAATGAAGAACAAGCTTTAGGTGAACGACTTATTCGATTACCGATTTATCCGGATTTGGATAGAGCATCTATCCAAAAAATACAACTATGTTGTGATTATTTTTGGGGAGGGGTCCAATGA
- a CDS encoding sulfurtransferase TusA family protein, which yields MYKVDCFGDFCPVPLIKAEKTFEKLAVGESFMLCTDHSCVVESVHEYFKNRQHKIIVDEVLNGVWEITIMRTH from the coding sequence ATGTATAAGGTTGATTGTTTTGGTGATTTTTGTCCTGTCCCACTTATAAAAGCTGAAAAAACATTTGAAAAACTCGCCGTTGGCGAGTCCTTTATGCTATGCACAGATCATAGTTGCGTTGTTGAATCCGTACATGAATATTTTAAAAATCGTCAACATAAAATTATTGTGGATGAAGTACTTAACGGTGTCTGGGAAATTACAATTATGCGAACTCACTAA
- a CDS encoding LysR family transcriptional regulator, producing the protein MQIDALRYFLTVVHEKSISKAALKTHMSQSALSQMIQKLEEDLGHQLLHRSNRGVSLTPTGEIVLKYANTLIKSFDKMIVELNDYDSDHNKLIISGTLSLSAYSLPCMMYRIKKKFPEYNYELEAKNSHEIIQDLKDDMINFGFIDVPIEEIDDIDAFSYHKMGQEKVVLIAKEDYPVKDTIDLNELLKVELIMCTMHSKTCDHLEKALLSRSKTMHHLNIIFNSDSLTAVKSSVLNGYGMAFVPYESVKHELYEKSIKLIEVKDLSLDYDIYMLSKKPKDLSQSARLSREYLIEIGRKSFC; encoded by the coding sequence ATGCAAATTGATGCTTTACGCTATTTTTTAACCGTTGTCCATGAAAAAAGTATTTCCAAAGCAGCTTTAAAGACCCATATGTCTCAATCTGCATTGAGTCAAATGATTCAAAAGCTTGAAGAGGATTTGGGTCATCAGTTACTTCATCGAAGTAATCGAGGCGTGTCTTTGACACCGACCGGTGAAATTGTTTTAAAATATGCGAATACGCTCATTAAAAGCTTTGATAAGATGATTGTAGAACTTAATGACTATGATTCTGACCATAACAAATTAATTATTAGCGGAACATTGTCTTTATCCGCATACTCACTACCATGTATGATGTATCGTATCAAAAAGAAATTTCCAGAATATAATTATGAGTTGGAAGCTAAAAATAGCCATGAGATTATTCAAGACTTAAAAGATGATATGATTAATTTTGGTTTTATTGATGTTCCAATTGAAGAAATAGATGATATTGATGCTTTTTCCTACCATAAGATGGGACAAGAGAAAGTCGTATTGATTGCCAAAGAAGATTATCCGGTCAAAGACACCATTGATCTTAACGAATTATTAAAAGTGGAGCTTATTATGTGTACGATGCACAGCAAGACATGTGATCATTTAGAAAAAGCATTGCTCTCTAGAAGTAAAACCATGCACCACTTAAATATTATCTTTAATTCGGATTCACTTACCGCCGTAAAGTCTTCTGTACTTAACGGATATGGAATGGCATTTGTCCCATATGAATCGGTTAAGCACGAACTATATGAAAAATCCATCAAGCTTATTGAGGTCAAGGACTTGAGTTTAGACTATGATATCTACATGCTCTCAAAAAAGCCAAAAGATTTATCACAATCTGCACGCTTATCACGCGAATATCTTATTGAAATTGGGCGAAAGAGTTTTTGTTAG
- a CDS encoding YeeE/YedE thiosulfate transporter family protein has translation MSDTGTTSSIRRSSSRAGSRRRKPKKSQLHFSILAIVAVTVLALFLYQRGNSTAWFLITGLAFGYILQRSRFCFTASMRDPYLTGGTSLTRAVLAAFAMTTIGFTAIKYGYFAKGLPIPGMGYVVPISFATIIGAFMFGVGMVIAGGCASGTLMRVGEGFFMQVLSMIFFIVGSLWGAHDFGWWKYHVISKGKAIFLPDIFGWFGAVVVQLLIILLLYMAAEKYQKIRAEK, from the coding sequence ATGAGTGATACCGGAACAACATCTTCTATCAGAAGAAGTTCCTCAAGAGCTGGTTCAAGACGACGCAAGCCGAAAAAAAGTCAATTGCATTTTTCGATACTTGCAATCGTTGCGGTTACCGTTCTAGCACTATTTCTCTATCAAAGAGGTAATAGTACTGCCTGGTTCTTAATTACCGGATTAGCGTTTGGATATATTCTTCAACGTTCACGCTTTTGCTTTACTGCATCGATGCGAGATCCGTATTTAACCGGTGGAACTTCTCTTACACGGGCAGTCTTAGCTGCATTTGCAATGACGACCATTGGATTTACCGCAATTAAATATGGTTATTTTGCAAAAGGTCTCCCTATCCCCGGCATGGGATATGTGGTCCCTATTAGTTTTGCAACCATCATCGGTGCATTTATGTTTGGCGTCGGTATGGTTATTGCTGGTGGATGTGCATCTGGAACCCTAATGCGTGTGGGGGAAGGATTTTTTATGCAAGTACTTTCCATGATCTTTTTCATTGTCGGCTCTCTATGGGGTGCACATGATTTTGGATGGTGGAAATATCATGTAATTTCAAAAGGAAAAGCAATCTTTTTACCGGATATCTTTGGCTGGTTTGGTGCTGTAGTTGTCCAATTACTGATTATTCTTCTGCTCTATATGGCAGCAGAAAAATATCAAAAAATTCGAGCAGAAAAATAA
- a CDS encoding sulfurtransferase TusA family protein has protein sequence MNEVVIDCLGEACPVPLVKAQNKLKELAVGDILIVQIDHSCAMKNVPEWAREDGHNVEVEEVDDGEWEVIIEKVK, from the coding sequence ATGAATGAAGTAGTAATCGATTGTTTAGGAGAAGCGTGTCCAGTACCTTTAGTAAAGGCTCAAAACAAATTAAAAGAATTAGCTGTTGGTGACATTTTAATCGTTCAAATTGACCATAGCTGTGCAATGAAGAATGTACCTGAATGGGCACGTGAAGACGGACACAACGTAGAAGTTGAAGAAGTTGACGACGGTGAATGGGAAGTAATTATTGAAAAAGTAAAATAA
- a CDS encoding YeeE/YedE thiosulfate transporter family protein, with protein MLKVTENDVYKRWLKTAWPYLTGAVLLSLFQIVTLATTSNPWGVSGVFANWGAWIYEGLGGSVDKWYYFSSEGAQATLNNGFLNHPGTWRNIGIILGALIAVLLASQFKIKKIKSKKQVVAAILGGTMMGYGARIAFGCNIGALFSGIASLSLSGWVFGIAMFFGAMVGSKLLVKFFM; from the coding sequence ATGTTAAAAGTGACAGAAAATGATGTATATAAACGTTGGCTTAAAACAGCATGGCCTTATTTAACAGGCGCGGTCTTACTATCGCTGTTTCAGATTGTCACCCTCGCCACTACATCCAATCCATGGGGAGTCTCCGGCGTCTTTGCCAATTGGGGCGCTTGGATTTATGAAGGGCTTGGTGGAAGTGTTGACAAATGGTACTATTTTTCAAGTGAAGGTGCTCAAGCAACATTGAACAACGGTTTTTTAAACCACCCAGGGACTTGGAGAAATATAGGTATTATATTAGGTGCTTTAATCGCTGTTTTATTAGCTTCTCAGTTTAAAATCAAAAAAATCAAATCGAAAAAACAAGTAGTTGCTGCTATTTTAGGTGGTACTATGATGGGATACGGCGCACGTATAGCCTTTGGATGTAATATTGGGGCTCTTTTTAGTGGTATTGCCTCCCTCTCTTTATCTGGATGGGTCTTTGGAATCGCAATGTTCTTTGGCGCCATGGTCGGCAGTAAATTGCTTGTAAAGTTTTTCATGTAG
- a CDS encoding FAD-dependent oxidoreductase produces MAREKKIENYDVVVIGGGAAGLTAAIYAGRARLKTILIEKALVGGLATYTNEVENYPGFPNKPKGEDITNLMKEQAKNMGVTFKLTDVKSVDLKGEEKVVETFRNKYIAKTVVLATGGRPRITKAENEEKYLFDKGISFCATCDAAANTDKTVVVIGSGDAAIEEGMFLTKFAKKVIVSVLHNEGKMDCNEIAKEAALKNPKMEFIWNSTVKRFEGEGHLDTVVLRDLRTDEEIPVTCDNCFEFIGYVPNTEIFKDQIKLTGAGYIMTNEKMETNIEGVFACGDVRDKWLKQVATAVGDGAIAGFAAEKYIAESETFHEVIMQKDKPGLTFIYNAVDAESREFLIEIEKIENHFKDRIIVNRIDIYKSSGIADRLNVSEFPAVILTVDGKVKERFIGHLDSEHINKQLDSICSECK; encoded by the coding sequence ATGGCAAGAGAAAAAAAGATTGAAAATTATGATGTGGTCGTTATCGGCGGCGGTGCTGCAGGACTAACAGCTGCCATCTATGCCGGTCGTGCCCGTCTAAAAACAATTCTTATTGAAAAAGCACTTGTTGGTGGTCTTGCAACTTATACCAACGAAGTTGAAAACTATCCTGGTTTTCCCAATAAGCCTAAAGGTGAAGATATAACCAACCTCATGAAAGAACAAGCTAAAAATATGGGGGTTACATTTAAACTGACCGATGTAAAATCCGTTGATTTAAAAGGTGAAGAAAAAGTCGTAGAAACCTTTAGAAATAAATACATTGCAAAAACGGTTGTTTTAGCAACAGGTGGTCGCCCTCGAATCACCAAAGCTGAAAATGAAGAAAAATACCTCTTTGATAAAGGGATTTCCTTTTGTGCAACCTGTGATGCGGCAGCAAATACCGACAAAACGGTTGTTGTTATTGGTAGTGGTGACGCAGCAATTGAAGAAGGTATGTTCTTAACAAAATTTGCAAAAAAAGTCATCGTCTCTGTACTGCATAACGAAGGCAAGATGGATTGTAATGAAATCGCTAAAGAAGCTGCATTAAAAAATCCCAAAATGGAGTTTATATGGAACTCCACTGTCAAGCGCTTTGAAGGCGAAGGACATCTTGACACAGTTGTGTTGCGAGACCTTCGCACCGACGAAGAAATTCCAGTCACCTGTGACAACTGTTTTGAGTTCATTGGATATGTTCCGAATACGGAAATATTTAAAGACCAAATCAAGTTAACTGGTGCCGGATATATTATGACCAATGAAAAAATGGAAACAAATATTGAAGGAGTATTTGCCTGCGGGGATGTACGTGACAAGTGGTTAAAACAAGTTGCTACTGCTGTTGGTGATGGCGCTATTGCTGGATTTGCGGCTGAAAAATATATTGCAGAAAGTGAAACTTTCCATGAAGTGATTATGCAAAAAGATAAACCTGGCCTAACCTTTATCTATAATGCAGTCGATGCTGAAAGCCGTGAATTTCTTATTGAAATCGAAAAAATTGAAAACCATTTTAAAGATCGAATTATTGTTAACCGCATAGATATCTACAAATCCAGTGGGATTGCCGATCGTTTAAATGTGAGTGAATTTCCAGCAGTCATATTAACGGTAGATGGAAAAGTTAAAGAACGTTTTATCGGACACCTTGACAGCGAACATATTAATAAGCAGCTAGATAGTATTTGCAGTGAATGTAAATAA